A region from the Apium graveolens cultivar Ventura unplaced genomic scaffold, ASM990537v1 ctg6110, whole genome shotgun sequence genome encodes:
- the LOC141703043 gene encoding uncharacterized protein LOC141703043 produces the protein MAGRCYGQALVMAEMEPENRKTIMSLPKGQSRKKHREHLSKRPRLDVNMIEDFGYSVTNADARIQKFVESKEKTKVEPAQQTIEVDLEPGNPTRKIKIGKGLETTFQKELIGLLKEHADVFAWSPEDMPGIDESVAMHSLDVDPKQKPIKQKRRNFAPERQQAIDQEVEKLLKADIICEIKYPDWLANVVLVKKPNDKWRMCVDYTNLNSACPKDSYPLPNIDQLIDATSGHVMLSFMDAFSGYNQVKMNLADIAKTAFITHRAVYAFVMMPFGLINAGATYQKMMNTIFKEQLGRNMESYVDDMIAKSVTTSELIREENGTQTPVYYASQVLKDAETRYPNLEKFTLALVHSSRKLRQYFQGREIRVITNQPLRKIIHKPDASGRLVNWAIKLSQFNIKFIPRTTIKAQALAEFVMECTFPETPETPETSSKGKKESNNRDLWTLYVDGSATAERCGAGLILSSPDGFVIQQAITFAFKATNNQAEYEALLSGLRLAKSLGVRRLTIYSDSQIVVR, from the coding sequence ATGGCTGGTAGATGCTATGGTCAAGCACTCGTCATGGCAGAAATGGAACCGGAAAACCGGAAGACAATAATGTCCCTGCCCAAGGGACAAAGCAGAAAGAAGCATCGAGAACACCTTAGTAAAAGGCCCCGTTTGGATGTGAACATGATCGAAGACTTCGGATACAGCGTAACCAACGCTGACGCCCGGATTCAAAAGTTTGTAGAGAGCAAGGAGAAGACGAAGGTAGAACCGGCCCAACAGACAATCGAGGTAGATTTGGAACCCGGGAACCCCACCAGAAAAATCAAAATCGGAAAAGGATTGGAAACCACATTCCAAAAGGAGCTTATCGGCCTACTAAAAGAACACGCTGACGTATTCGCCTGGTCCCCGGAAGACATGCCAGGAATCGATGAATCTGTGGCCATGCACAGTCTGGATGTAGATCCAAAGCAAAAACCAATCAAACAAAAGCGAAGGAACTTCGCCCCAGAAAGGCAACAGGCAATCGACCAAGAAGTCGAGAAGTTGTTAAAGGCAGACATAATCTGTGAAATTAAGTATCCGGACTGGCTAGCAAATGTTGTGCTGGTCAAAAAACCCAACGACAAGTGGCGAATGTGCGTGGATTATACAAACCTCAATTCAGCATGTCCTAAAGACTCTTACCCCCTGCCCAATATCGACCAGCTGATAGACGCGACCTCGGGCCATGTCATGTTAAGTTTTATGGATGCCTTCTCGGGTTACAACCAGGTCAAGATGAATCTGGCAGACATTGCAAAAACGGCATTCATCACACACCGGGCCGTCTACGCTTTTGTTATGATGCCGTTTGGGTTAATCAACGCCGGGGCAACATACCAAAAAATGATGAATACCATCTTTAAAGAGCAACTGGGCAGGAACATGGAATCTTACGTTGATGACATGATCGCCAAGTCGGTCACAACCTCAGAACTCATCCGGGAGGAGAATGGCACACAGACCCCGGTATATTATGCGAGCCAAGTCCTGAAAGATGCCGAAACCCGGTACCCCAACCTGGAAAAATTCACACTGGCCCTCGTACACTCGAGCAGAAAGCTAAGACAATACTTCCAAGGCAGGGAAATCAGAGTAATCACCAATCAACCACTTCGCAAAATCATCCACAAACCGGACGCCTCCGGGAGATTAGTCAATTGGGCAATTAAATTGAGCCAATTCAATATCAAATTCATCCCGAGGACaaccataaaagcccaggcgttgGCCGAGTTTGTCATGGAATGTACTTTTCCAGAAACCCCCGAAACACCTGAAACCAGTTCCAAAGGAAAAAAAGAGTCTAACAACCGGGATCTTTGGACGCTATATGTTGATGGCTCGGCCACAGCCGAAAGGTGCGGAGCCGGTCTGATCCTCTCCAGCCCGGATGGATTCGTAATTCAGCAGGCCATCACCTTCGCCTTCaaagcaacaaacaaccaggctGAATATGAAGCCCTACTCTCCGGGCTTAGGCTAGCCAAATCCCTTGGAGTAAGGAGGTTAACAATCTACAGCGATTCTCAGATCGTGGTAAGATAA